A single Gambusia affinis linkage group LG20, SWU_Gaff_1.0, whole genome shotgun sequence DNA region contains:
- the phf5a gene encoding PHD finger-like domain-containing protein 5A → MAKHHPDLIFCRKQAGVAIGRLCEKCDGKCVICDSYVRPCTLVRICDECNYGSYQGRCVICGGPGVSDAYYCKECTIQEKDRDGCPKIVNLGSSKTDLFYERKKYGFKKR, encoded by the exons ATGGCCAAGCATCATCCAGATTTGATTTTTTGTCGAAAACAAGCCGGTGTCG CTATCGGGAGACTTTGCGAGAAAT GTGATGGGAAGTGTGTGATCTGTGATTCCTACGTGAGGCCGTGCACGCTGGTGCGTATTTGTGACGAGTGTAACTACGGCTCCTACCAGGGCCGCTGCGTGATCTGCGGAGGCCCTGGTGTATCTGATGCTTACTACTGCAAAGAGTGCACCATCCAGGAGAAAGAC CGAGATGGCTGTCCTAAGATCGTGAACTTGGGCAGCTCTAAAACAGATCTGTTTTATGAAAGGAAGAAGTACGGCTTTAAGAAGAGGTGA
- the tefa gene encoding TEF transcription factor, PAR bZIP family member a isoform X2, with translation MTTEIPEIFRALLEHPFTLPNFDDNDTDKEKLGLESSADLARGESDMGPSAALTPAIWDKTIPYDGESFHLEYMDLEEFLMENGIPTSPDSTTLKGEPEVSVAGTEKVKSKPVTLLPITELDRCEEEVVIITKSDSDITCDVSTEVTTTEERATPEPIDPEEIEVDVNYEPDPTDLVLSSVPGGELFNPRKHKFSEEELKPQPMIKKAKKVFVPEEQKDDKYWQRRKKNNMAAKRSRDARRLKENQITVRAAFLERENTALRQEVAELRKECGRYKNVVGRYESKYGAIAPPDDE, from the exons atgactacAGAAATCCCCGAGATTTTCAGGGCTCTCCTTGAGCACCCGTTCACTCTCCCGAACTTTGATGATAATG ACACGGATAAGGAGAAGTTGGGTCTGGAAAGCAGCGCCGACCTGGCCAGAGGGGAAAGCGACATGGGGCCTTCGGCCGCGCTGACCCCCGCTATCTGGGATAAAACCATTCCCTACGACGGCGAGAGCTTCCACCTGGAGTACATGGACCTGGAGGAATTCCTCATGGAGAACGGCATCCCGACGTCGCCCGACAGCACCACTTTAAAGGGAGAACCAGAAGTGAGCGTGGCTGGAACTGAGAAAGTAAAGAGCAAGCCCGTCACCCTGCTGCCCATTACGGAGCTGGACAGGTGCGAGGAGGAAGTGGTGATCATCACAAAGAGTGATTCGGACATTACCTGCGACGTCAGCACAG AGGTGACCACCACGGAGGAAAGGGCGACTCCGGAGCCCATCGACCCAGAAGAAATCGAAGTGGACGTCAACTACGAGCCGGACCCCACAGACCTGGTGCTGTCCAGCGTTCCCGGAGGGGAACTGTTCAACCCGCGCAAACACAAGTTCAGTGAAGAGGAACTCAAGCCGCAGCCCATGATCAAAAAGGCCAAGAAGGTGTTTGTCCCTGAAGAGCAGAAG GACGATAAGTActggcagaggaggaagaagaacaaCATGGCCGCCAAACGTTCGCGAGACGCCCGCAGACTGAAGGAGAACCAGATCACGGTCCGAGCGGCGTTCCTGGAGCGCGAGAACACGGCGCTGCGGCAGGAGGTGGCCGAGCTGCGGAAGGAGTGCGGCCGATACAAGAACGTCGTGGGTCGCTACGAATCCAAATATGGAGCAAT TGCGCCGCCAGATGATGAGTAG
- the tefa gene encoding TEF transcription factor, PAR bZIP family member a isoform X1 yields the protein MSVEPIHIKLETAGEPPSSFPVVLKKIMEMPPPNILDGDDDTDKEKLGLESSADLARGESDMGPSAALTPAIWDKTIPYDGESFHLEYMDLEEFLMENGIPTSPDSTTLKGEPEVSVAGTEKVKSKPVTLLPITELDRCEEEVVIITKSDSDITCDVSTEVTTTEERATPEPIDPEEIEVDVNYEPDPTDLVLSSVPGGELFNPRKHKFSEEELKPQPMIKKAKKVFVPEEQKDDKYWQRRKKNNMAAKRSRDARRLKENQITVRAAFLERENTALRQEVAELRKECGRYKNVVGRYESKYGAIAPPDDE from the exons ATGTCGGTGGAGCCGATTCACATAAAGCTGGAAACAGCCGGAGAGCCTCCTAGCTCGTTCCCGGTGGTTCTGAAGAAAATAATGGAAATGCCCCCACCGAATATATTGGACGGGGACGACG ACACGGATAAGGAGAAGTTGGGTCTGGAAAGCAGCGCCGACCTGGCCAGAGGGGAAAGCGACATGGGGCCTTCGGCCGCGCTGACCCCCGCTATCTGGGATAAAACCATTCCCTACGACGGCGAGAGCTTCCACCTGGAGTACATGGACCTGGAGGAATTCCTCATGGAGAACGGCATCCCGACGTCGCCCGACAGCACCACTTTAAAGGGAGAACCAGAAGTGAGCGTGGCTGGAACTGAGAAAGTAAAGAGCAAGCCCGTCACCCTGCTGCCCATTACGGAGCTGGACAGGTGCGAGGAGGAAGTGGTGATCATCACAAAGAGTGATTCGGACATTACCTGCGACGTCAGCACAG AGGTGACCACCACGGAGGAAAGGGCGACTCCGGAGCCCATCGACCCAGAAGAAATCGAAGTGGACGTCAACTACGAGCCGGACCCCACAGACCTGGTGCTGTCCAGCGTTCCCGGAGGGGAACTGTTCAACCCGCGCAAACACAAGTTCAGTGAAGAGGAACTCAAGCCGCAGCCCATGATCAAAAAGGCCAAGAAGGTGTTTGTCCCTGAAGAGCAGAAG GACGATAAGTActggcagaggaggaagaagaacaaCATGGCCGCCAAACGTTCGCGAGACGCCCGCAGACTGAAGGAGAACCAGATCACGGTCCGAGCGGCGTTCCTGGAGCGCGAGAACACGGCGCTGCGGCAGGAGGTGGCCGAGCTGCGGAAGGAGTGCGGCCGATACAAGAACGTCGTGGGTCGCTACGAATCCAAATATGGAGCAAT TGCGCCGCCAGATGATGAGTAG